The following proteins come from a genomic window of Paenibacillus sp. CAA11:
- a CDS encoding site-2 protease family protein codes for MDFLSSILRFPVQHLPFVLLVLVISFTVHEFAHAYSASKFGDPTAKMLGRVTLNPVPHIDIFGMLMLLILGFGWAKPVPVNRDNFSKPRLMGIIVSLVGPLSNLVIGFIAAMIYFSLDYYHIIDLTSQDKLNQAIYIFLNYLISINITLFFFNLLPLPPLDGYRIVEDLVPRNFRSYLQEYEKWSVLIFLLLVFIDPLRRITLDPLFSLMTPIVDGFRNIFLAIVGG; via the coding sequence ATGGATTTTTTGAGCTCGATTTTGCGTTTTCCTGTGCAGCATTTACCATTTGTCCTGCTTGTCCTTGTGATTTCATTTACGGTGCACGAATTTGCTCATGCCTATTCGGCCAGCAAATTCGGAGACCCGACCGCTAAGATGCTGGGCCGGGTAACGCTGAACCCGGTTCCTCACATTGACATATTCGGGATGCTGATGCTGCTGATCCTCGGCTTCGGCTGGGCCAAGCCGGTTCCAGTGAATCGAGACAATTTCAGTAAGCCGCGTCTTATGGGGATTATTGTCTCATTGGTGGGACCACTAAGCAACTTGGTGATCGGGTTTATCGCTGCAATGATTTATTTCTCGCTGGATTATTATCACATTATTGATCTGACTAGCCAGGATAAGCTGAATCAGGCCATCTATATTTTTTTGAATTATCTAATCTCAATTAACATTACTTTATTCTTCTTTAACCTGCTTCCTCTGCCTCCGCTGGACGGTTATCGTATCGTAGAGGATCTGGTGCCCCGGAACTTCCGTTCCTACCTGCAGGAATACGAGAAATGGTCGGTGCTGATTTTTCTTCTGCTTGTATTTATTGATCCTCTGCGCCGCATCACGTTGGACCCGCTGTTCAGCCTGATGACACCTATAGTGGACGGGTTTCGGAATATTTTTCTGGCTATTGTTGGCGGGTAA
- the prmA gene encoding 50S ribosomal protein L11 methyltransferase, which yields MKIWKELTIHTTEEAVEMISNFLHEAGAGGVSIEEHVDNNKPRDTSLGQWFEIPPNDIPEGEAKVSGYFLGDCDLEGIQAEVKGRIEELRSFDIDPGAAEFSVRDVSEDDWANNWKQYFKPLRVSDRLTIKPTWEEYTPASPEEKIIELDPGMAFGTGTHPTTSLCLRTLEGVIQEGDEVIDVGTGSGILAIGAMRLGAKHVLALDLDPIAVTSAKENTHLNGLDQDITVYESDLLAVLKSGRGADELGVNLPVRVVVANILAEIILLFIEDVHQALQPGGYYIASGIYKNKEKDVEVALLAAGFDIVEAAREEDWIAFVARKR from the coding sequence TTGAAAATCTGGAAAGAGCTCACGATACATACAACGGAGGAAGCGGTGGAGATGATCTCCAATTTCCTGCATGAAGCCGGTGCAGGGGGAGTCTCCATTGAGGAGCACGTTGATAACAATAAACCGCGGGATACTTCCTTGGGACAATGGTTCGAAATTCCGCCAAATGACATTCCGGAAGGCGAAGCCAAGGTAAGTGGCTACTTTCTGGGAGATTGCGACCTTGAAGGCATCCAGGCCGAAGTGAAGGGCCGGATAGAGGAACTACGGAGCTTTGATATTGATCCGGGCGCTGCTGAGTTCTCAGTACGGGATGTTAGCGAGGATGATTGGGCGAATAACTGGAAGCAATATTTCAAGCCCCTGCGAGTGTCAGACCGGTTGACCATCAAGCCAACCTGGGAAGAATATACTCCGGCTTCTCCGGAAGAGAAGATTATTGAACTGGATCCAGGCATGGCATTTGGTACAGGCACTCATCCTACGACATCGCTCTGTCTCCGCACGCTGGAAGGCGTTATTCAAGAAGGGGACGAGGTCATTGATGTAGGTACGGGTTCTGGTATTCTAGCGATTGGGGCCATGAGACTGGGCGCGAAGCATGTGCTGGCCCTGGATTTGGATCCGATTGCAGTCACAAGTGCAAAAGAAAATACGCATCTGAACGGTCTTGACCAAGACATTACCGTCTATGAGAGTGACCTGCTGGCTGTATTAAAGAGTGGACGCGGCGCCGATGAGCTTGGAGTGAACCTGCCGGTACGTGTAGTGGTGGCGAATATTTTGGCGGAGATCATCCTGCTGTTCATCGAAGATGTGCACCAAGCGCTGCAGCCTGGCGGATATTATATCGCTTCAGGCATATATAAGAATAAAGAGAAGGACGTCGAAGTGGCCTTGCTTGCTGCCGGCTTTGATATTGTAGAAGCGGCACGTGAAGAAGACTGGATCGCTTTTGTAGCGAGAAAGAGGTAA
- a CDS encoding YfhD family protein, with amino-acid sequence MTQLGKEPRRYPKKVNRSPVGHNLDIEFSEERADPDDWEALERSERADARQEKNQKL; translated from the coding sequence ATGACACAGCTTGGTAAAGAACCAAGACGCTATCCGAAGAAGGTAAATCGGTCGCCTGTCGGCCATAACCTCGATATCGAATTCTCTGAGGAAAGAGCCGATCCGGATGATTGGGAGGCGCTGGAGCGAAGTGAACGGGCTGATGCCAGGCAGGAAAAAAACCAAAAGCTTTAA